GAAAAGAACAATTTCACTGgatatataatattgaaaaaaaatgcgTGAGTTGACAGAAAACGAAAGCAATGAGTGTTTTTACCTTGTTGATTGGGATGGGGTGGTTGAATTATGGAGGAGGAATTGCGCGAATTATAGAAAGGGTTTATACTTTATAGGTTGTCGAATCAAACTCGCTTTCACACAAACACGAAATAGAAGAGGCTTTACTCCAAAATCGCTAGGAAATCTTTCACGCGCATGTTTCTAGATatctaaacaaaatttggtGTTTCTCTAGTCAACAAGTTAACGTTATGTCCGCTCTGAAttaagtgttttttttatgaatttgtaatttatatgatttttaattttattgaagtaATTTTactgaattttataattataaaagttaataatgaataatgcaaaataattagagatgCATGGCTAGAGGGTTGTGGCTTGAGCCTAGAAGGTATCCGTTCTAGATGCCCTAACATTTCTAAAGTATAATTATGAGTGTTGTGGCTTGAGCCTAAAGGCGTTCATTGTAGATGCCCTAACATTTCTAAAGTATGAACCGCAATCCTCACTAAAGAATTGAATAGTCggacatatttttatgtggtgtctttttttacttttatgaaACGCAACCCAGTTGATAAGACGCCCCCCTTTAATCGATAGGTCGGGGGATCGAGTCATTACGGGGATAGATGGAAAACCATTGTTAATCCTCTTTGATATTTTCATGTGATGCATTCAACTAATCACAATtgtataaagagaaaaaaaaaactgaagtGATAGTTAGACACACTATGTGGctactaaatttttattcaagCTTAGAATGAAAAATCCCATCAGCTGCTGAAGTATTATTCATCTACAGCAGAGCAGTAATAAGACAACGATTTATTCTAAACAAGGTAAACTgtaattatttccattttgaatACATATGACCAAATtgttacatatatacatgGACAGCATGATCTAACTGTACAGTATTGGACAACTTAAAGAGTATTTGTGAGTGCTAATGTTACAGGAAATGGTTTCAACATGAAACCCCCCACCGAGCCGTAGGAGCGATTCTTTGAAAAGTAGTGCTATCCCTCCCTCGACGTTGTGGTGGCTCAGCTTTCACAACTGTGGATCCCAAACGTATATACAGCATCCCGGTCACGACTATAACAGAAAGTCGATGtgcagatttttatcaacagaGTCGATGTGGGGTCCTGGAAAACTTGCATCTCGAAGTTGATACAGTTTATATGCACACAACAAAAGACCAGATCTCTTCACTTGACAGAAACTAAATGAGATTGTACTGTTTTGCAGGTGCAACATCACTGCATATCACAATCCAAGCATCTGTGCATAGAAGTTGGGCATATTGAAGCTCGTAACCATGGAAGGGTGGAATCTGATATCCGGTGGTGAGTTTTAAGTTGACATACGGCAACACCACAGTCCTCAGAGTGGCAGAAATTAGTGTCTGCACATGCACAGCATGTCACATGCTAAACATAAAAGATATGCATACAATAAAATTCACAAGAGATGAGCAATTAAATCTATGACCTATGTGAAATCAACTGCAAAAGCCCACATCAGGTAAATTATAAATGGCTAGTAGTTCCATTTTATACTTCATTCAAACTCAATGTCACCCAAGGCATTATTTATGTAGCCGACCCCATCCACAACTCTACGAGTCATGTAAGTTTTAAGACTCTGcaacatcattattttataaaatgttgaaGTACTCTAATTTATCATTCCAAAGAAAACACCCCCATGACTTTTAACATTCCTAGTCATTAATACACCTAAACCCCCCCCTGTTTctctattaaatttttatataactaaatactccctccgtccctaaaaatttgtcacctatttcctttttcattcgtccctaaaaatttgtcacctttcatttttactatttttggtagtggaccccatattccattaactcattctcactcacattttattataaaactaatatataaaagtaggacccacatgccactaactttttcaacccattttctattacatttcttaaaacccgtgccaggtcaaatggtgacaaattatgggggacggagagagtaatatttttggtattttgatcCAAAATTGTCTTACAGCTTATGATTCTCCAGAAGTTTTGTATTATACTGATTATTAGTTTTTTCTCCTCCCCTCTACCCCAACCTCTTGGGACTCGGGGGGCGGCAGTCAAGAAGAGGGCTGGAAGTGGGGTCACCAAACTATTTTTTCCAACTCTCCTAAATGAGATCCCAATCAATGCAACGAGGTGTCAAACAATGATCTACCAGAAACTAATACATGGAATTCAGAAAGATGAAAGAGGTACCTGGATTAGAGACATGTGCAGGTCACCAATCTTACTCCAGTTGAGTGACATAGtgaattcatttaattttgcgACTCCAACTAAAGTGTTTCCCAAAATCTCTGGACTAACAGAGGCATCAATTACCTGCAgcaaaacaaattaatcacTATAAAGTGTAGAAACTGTGAGGGTGAGACAGAGAACGTAGACTTTGAAAGTCTCAAACTGATGGAGAAGGCTAGATGATCAATTTTCATGATATAGGTATGCGGATGATTACCCAATGACAGTTATTACACTATAAATagttcaatataaatattaaagttgATATTCAAACATAAAGGACTCATATACAAGTACTGTCCTTCAGTATGACTCATTAGACATCATGAGATATTTAGGCAACGTGGTACCACGGTAGGCTTTCCATTTTTTTGCTTTCTCCTTGTTCCAGAAAAAAGCATGCAGTCCATAATTATCTAGGTTCTAAGGGAATGCACCAAATGAGTTATTTTTAGACTTTGTTTCAGAATTTATGAACAAGCAAATGctcaaaatatttaagaaatcatgtatacttatttaatgtttacataatataactatataagatGAAGTACTAGCACAACAAAACACGAAACAGAAAGTGAGTGGATTTCCTAAAGACCTATACATAGAATCTTAGTTGTCACACTGAGCTTACCACAGATATGCACACAACTGGTACAACTTGTCCCCCATCCAAAACATTAATCACCACATCTAAGGGGATTTTTGCCTTAATCTGCCGCTTTTCAACTTCTATTGTTGGTGGAGAAGATACAGTGAGATTCAGATTCATGTCATCATTTGGATACCTCTTATACAACTGGGGAACGATGAACCTCCAACCAGCTGTGTTCAACAGAGATTGATCTGGTACTTTGTCGACAATCCAGTGCATCTTCCTTGcctaaaataaagatcaaattttattagacTATAAGTTGAGATAATTCGTAACTGCAATTTCAGCAAGACAAACACAATCAACACTCAAATTGAACAGATACTCCAAAGTTGGCACTTGAAATCAGGGTTATCTTTATATAAATTGACTCTAGATTTTACCACTGAAGAAACTTTATTGCCCCATCCCTTTCTGATACAttaacaaaagaattaaaactCACCTCATAGTAAACTGATGATGCTGACCTGAACACATCTTCATGCAATGCTATCTTGAGCATTTTATCTGCTTCCTTGCAGGAACCTGATTCTTGTGCTATTCTGTGATAGGGGCTGGAAAGTGTAGCTTCATCTTTGGCTGAGAATAACCCATCAATATCAAGGTCAAGCGACAATTCATTCAATGCTGGATCGCCAACAAGTGTAATATTCACTGCAGCAATGCTAGTTACTGATACTTCTTTAGGAAAAGATTGCAGTGCATTGTCAAGCTTCACTATtgcatcttttattttctttggaaTCGCATCTTCAACAGCAGAACTAATTTTATCCTCAAAAGCATCCACCAACCTGAGACAAAAGGTTAAATTGACTGTCAATTTTTTAgggaaaaaatataagtatattcTACAACTGAAGGATTCAATGAACCAGTCAACAAGCAGGCAGAAAAGACTTAGGCCAGAACGGGAACAAACAATTTCAAGGACTTTTACTCAGGGAAGTGCATCCCAATAGTACAAGAAAGAACAAAATGGTTCACAGGTTGTGGAGGTCAAGATTGTCACTACACAGGCCTTCTTGAAAGGCCCAATTGTAATCATCACTataaccattatattattgtCGTTGCTATTTTGgtcattttcatcaaatataCATCTAAAAGATAATCGATTGCTTAAATGAATTGAGTAAAACTTATCTCCAGTCCAGATGGTAAAAATGCACTTTTTTATCTACATCATAGACTGGTAGACCCTCTATCagatactccccccgtcccacaagaatatgcactctttcctttttagtccgtcccacaagaatatgcactttttaattttggaaagtcttTTCTCTGTAATGAGGCGGGatccattttccactaacaatactttaattactttttctctctacctctttcttaatcaattttacattaaaactcgtgccgaacccaaagtgcatattctttggggacggagggagtaatattatGTAATGTAGCAAAAAGCCACCCGGGAATCTTGGAAGGTAAGGCACCTAATTGAAGCTGAGGGTTTCAGTTTTTGGCGCATTGTATCCAAAGGGATACGATTTGTCACAAATTATTACAGGTAAGTTTAATGTCTTACGACCATGATCCAACCAAAATAAACTCTGATGGAATTTTTATCTTAGTCTCGGTAAAGTTCAAAATTTATCACTACTGAGAAAACTAGATTTAGCAGATAATTTGAAGACCGGTTGGCAATCAAACAAATAGGTTGCCAGTCCTGAAAaccagaagaagaaaaaaaagacagAGGAGAACACAATGGGGAAACATACCCTTGATAGAGCCACGATGCTCccccatttaattttatagagaTACCATTCACATAACACCCACATTCCAAGAGTGACACCTTCAGAGATCCTTCTACAGTCTCTAGACTGAGTGTAAGGCCAACTTCCAGTCCTTCAACCTTCAAAGGAAGCATAAATTTATCAGTTAAACTTCGATTACATTTTATCCAGCACAAACATATGACTTaacaatgaaaagaaaaaatattttgaccTTTGGTCAAAAAGCCAAAGGGCTTTTTGACCAAAGATCAAGTTCAATCTAGCAAAAACATGCACTCTACCAGtatacaaacaaataaatttagcACGTTAACAGCTCAATTGTTCCAACCGGGAGAAGCAGGATGTAATCAATTCCTGgctaaatctaaatattagCTAGGGCACTAACAACTTCCACACCATCACCGTTGAGAAAAAATGCTGAAAATACCTGAATGGTAGCATTACCCTTATCAGAGACCGAAACCGGAAGCCACCAACTACTGTACGAATACTGCCAATTCATGCTCAAATTGGCGGTGGCGCCGGAAACATCGATTACTATCCCGC
The genomic region above belongs to Salvia hispanica cultivar TCC Black 2014 chromosome 3, UniMelb_Shisp_WGS_1.0, whole genome shotgun sequence and contains:
- the LOC125215168 gene encoding putative BPI/LBP family protein At1g04970 → MADLIPPFLCLLLFTFSCNCVQSIEQGHINAEISNRGLDFLKELLIQKAEFEIVPLDLPKIAKSVKIPVIGTVQMAATDITIETINVTSSTLKSGDSGIVIDVSGATANLSMNWQYSYSSWWLPVSVSDKGNATIQVEGLEVGLTLSLETVEGSLKVSLLECGCYVNGISIKLNGGASWLYQGLVDAFEDKISSAVEDAIPKKIKDAIVKLDNALQSFPKEVSVTSIAAVNITLVGDPALNELSLDLDIDGLFSAKDEATLSSPYHRIAQESGSCKEADKMLKIALHEDVFRSASSVYYEARKMHWIVDKVPDQSLLNTAGWRFIVPQLYKRYPNDDMNLNLTVSSPPTIEVEKRQIKAKIPLDVVINVLDGGQVVPVVCISVVIDASVSPEILGNTLVGVAKLNEFTMSLNWSKIGDLHMSLIQTLISATLRTVVLPYVNLKLTTGYQIPPFHGYELQYAQLLCTDAWIVICSDVAPAKQYNLI